A single genomic interval of Lacrimispora sphenoides JCM 1415 harbors:
- a CDS encoding NAD(P)/FAD-dependent oxidoreductase: MIRINQLKLPVDHTEEALWAKAAKTLKIPVKEIRSIQIIKQSVDARKKEEIHFTYSIDVETTKEEYVIHKAKSGDIGISEKKEYSFPKPGTERMTSRPVIIGAGPAGLFCGLMLARHGYHPLLLERGESVEKRREAVDLFWNGGTLKPDCNVQFGEGGAGTFSDGKLNTLVKDPLMRNRKVLELFVEFGADPSILYVNKPHIGTDVLSGIVKGMREEIINLGGEVRFNSRVTDFNVKNGRLQGVVVDEKKEIPTEILVLAIGHSARDTFEVLDKRGIPMEAKAFAVGLRIQHPQENINRSQYGTGDHPILGPADYKLTHQCTNGRGVYSFCMCPGGYVVNASSEEHRLAVNGMSYHKRDGVNANSALIVTVTPEDFGGATPLAGIAYQRRLEEAAFLSSSGKIPVQLYGDFKKNQPSKAFGDVEPAFKGLYDFANMRDFLPEYLSESLIQGVESFERRIHGFSRQDAILAGVESRTSSPVRIPRDEAFECSINGIYPCGEGAGYAGGITSAAMDGLKVAEAIASRFDRFSL, translated from the coding sequence ATGATCAGAATTAATCAATTAAAGCTGCCGGTGGATCACACAGAAGAGGCCTTATGGGCGAAGGCAGCAAAAACACTAAAAATTCCGGTAAAGGAAATCCGCTCCATTCAAATAATCAAACAGTCTGTTGATGCAAGAAAAAAAGAGGAAATCCATTTTACTTACAGCATCGATGTGGAAACTACAAAAGAAGAGTATGTGATACATAAAGCAAAAAGCGGAGATATTGGAATATCAGAGAAAAAAGAATATTCCTTTCCAAAGCCGGGTACTGAACGAATGACCAGCCGGCCGGTTATCATCGGTGCCGGACCGGCCGGACTTTTTTGCGGGCTCATGCTGGCAAGACACGGATACCATCCCCTTCTTCTGGAACGAGGAGAGTCCGTGGAAAAGCGCAGGGAGGCAGTGGACTTATTCTGGAATGGCGGGACATTAAAACCGGATTGTAATGTACAGTTTGGAGAGGGAGGCGCAGGCACCTTTTCCGATGGAAAGCTTAATACCCTTGTGAAAGATCCTCTTATGAGGAACCGGAAGGTGTTGGAGCTTTTCGTGGAATTTGGAGCTGATCCCTCTATTCTCTATGTAAATAAGCCTCATATCGGCACCGATGTTTTAAGCGGCATCGTGAAAGGAATGAGGGAGGAGATCATAAATCTTGGAGGAGAGGTCCGTTTTAACAGCCGTGTGACCGATTTTAACGTAAAAAACGGCAGGCTGCAGGGAGTAGTGGTCGATGAAAAGAAAGAGATTCCCACAGAAATTCTTGTGCTGGCTATCGGACACAGCGCCAGGGACACGTTTGAAGTCTTGGATAAAAGAGGCATTCCAATGGAAGCAAAGGCTTTTGCTGTGGGCTTAAGAATCCAGCATCCACAGGAAAACATAAACCGTTCTCAGTATGGAACTGGAGACCATCCGATACTGGGCCCGGCGGATTACAAGCTGACCCATCAGTGTACAAACGGAAGAGGTGTATATTCCTTCTGTATGTGTCCCGGAGGATATGTAGTCAATGCCTCCTCAGAGGAGCACAGGCTTGCAGTAAACGGTATGAGCTATCACAAGAGGGATGGCGTAAATGCCAACAGTGCTCTGATTGTTACCGTAACACCAGAGGATTTTGGCGGAGCAACTCCCCTTGCCGGAATCGCTTATCAAAGACGGCTGGAAGAAGCAGCCTTTTTAAGCAGCAGCGGTAAAATTCCAGTCCAGCTTTACGGGGATTTTAAAAAGAATCAGCCCTCAAAGGCATTTGGCGATGTAGAACCGGCCTTTAAAGGTTTATATGATTTTGCCAACATGAGAGACTTTCTTCCTGAATACTTATCAGAATCCCTGATCCAGGGAGTGGAATCCTTTGAACGACGGATTCACGGTTTTTCCAGGCAGGACGCCATCCTGGCTGGTGTGGAAAGCAGAACCTCTTCACCGGTACGCATTCCAAGAGACGAAGCCTTTGAATGCAGTATCAACGGAATCTATCCATGCGGAGAGGGCGCCGGCTATGCTGGAGGGATCACCTCTGCTGCAATGGACGGCTTAAAAGTGGCGGAAGCCATTGCTTCCAGATTTGACAGGTTTTCTTTATAA
- a CDS encoding glutamate-5-semialdehyde dehydrogenase, with the protein MTITEIGKKAKETAGIIGIQGSARKNEGLKAAAAALLEGEAEILAANQEDVIKAAASGMNAGLIDRLELTPARIEAMADGLLSVAALDDPVGEVLSMKIRPNGMTIGQKRVPLGVVGIIYEARPNVTADAFGLCFKSGNAVILKGGSDALESNMAIVKWIRTGLRNASLPEDAIQLITDTDREVTKEFMRLREYVDVLIPRGGAGLIKTVVDNSTIPVIETGTGNCHIFVDESADFDMALDIIFNAKTQRIGVCNACESLVIHRTIAPQFLPLLKERLAQKSVEIRADEEACTMAEGFVPATEEDWGSEYLDYILSLKIVGSVDEAISHINRYNTKHSEAIITSNYNNAQKFLNEIDAAAVYVNASTRFTDGYEFGFGAEIGISTQKLHARGPMGLKELTTTKYIIYGDGHVRP; encoded by the coding sequence ATGACGATTACTGAAATCGGAAAAAAAGCAAAAGAAACAGCCGGAATTATAGGGATCCAGGGCTCAGCAAGAAAGAATGAAGGCTTAAAGGCAGCGGCAGCAGCCCTGCTGGAAGGAGAAGCGGAAATCCTCGCCGCAAACCAGGAGGATGTAATAAAAGCTGCTGCTTCCGGAATGAACGCCGGACTGATTGACCGCCTGGAACTGACTCCTGCAAGAATCGAAGCCATGGCTGACGGACTTTTATCCGTGGCTGCGCTGGATGACCCGGTGGGAGAAGTGCTTTCCATGAAGATACGCCCCAATGGCATGACCATCGGCCAGAAGCGCGTTCCTTTGGGCGTTGTAGGTATTATATATGAAGCCAGGCCCAACGTGACCGCCGATGCCTTTGGACTCTGCTTTAAATCAGGAAATGCTGTGATCTTAAAGGGCGGAAGCGATGCTTTGGAATCCAATATGGCCATAGTTAAATGGATCCGTACCGGCCTTAGGAATGCCAGCCTTCCGGAGGATGCCATCCAGCTCATCACTGATACTGACAGAGAAGTAACAAAGGAATTCATGCGTCTTAGGGAATATGTGGATGTATTGATCCCAAGAGGAGGCGCTGGATTAATAAAAACTGTTGTGGATAACAGTACCATTCCGGTCATTGAAACAGGAACCGGAAACTGCCATATTTTTGTCGATGAATCCGCTGATTTTGATATGGCCTTAGATATTATATTTAATGCAAAGACCCAGAGGATCGGAGTATGCAATGCCTGCGAATCCCTGGTCATCCACAGAACAATTGCCCCTCAGTTCCTGCCTTTATTAAAAGAGCGGCTCGCTCAGAAATCGGTAGAGATCCGGGCGGATGAAGAAGCCTGTACCATGGCAGAGGGATTTGTCCCTGCAACCGAGGAGGATTGGGGCAGTGAATACCTGGACTATATTTTGTCCTTAAAGATTGTTGGCTCTGTGGATGAAGCAATTTCCCACATTAATCGTTATAACACCAAGCATTCCGAAGCGATCATTACATCAAATTATAATAACGCACAGAAGTTTTTAAATGAGATCGATGCAGCAGCCGTTTATGTCAATGCATCCACACGCTTTACGGATGGATACGAATTCGGCTTTGGCGCTGAGATCGGGATCAGTACCCAAAAACTCCATGCAAGAGGTCCTATGGGGCTTAAAGAACTGACGACCACAAAATATATCATATATGGGGATGGCCACGTACGTCCATAG
- a CDS encoding ABC transporter substrate-binding protein, whose product MLKTKRFVAATLTAAMIMGTLAGCGSSTKGNADTGTVKTEGEKSETSGAAAGGSAAVGMKVEFWNDKFANSEKSDVDKIMNSITELSGIKVEQIAYPDTAAYQTAMQQSIRDKKAPGLFTWWSGPQLETLAKNDLLEDLSDLWDEVIVPNGVSKDLADAFTVDGKVYAVPYSVIYNTMVYNMDIFKQFNLEEPQTFDEFLAVCQTLKDNGITPIALKNDSWAGFIWFQALIGAYEPQLYMDICNGTKDYTDPDVVKVMNIWKDMLDKGYFTMPMKIQDMDKSLAQGTVAMELEPNYEVGSLIKEYGMVAGETVGVFVLPSMNDHKKVIFYEVAPLCVAKASTDKETAKEVLRSWFKKEHQTVLTEVANFVNTSEVQVDNKCIQDTLAFTSDSDNYQMLLRYYENTPEEIRNTALDELMKFELGDADVDDVLHTIQAKASEVFGK is encoded by the coding sequence ATGTTAAAAACTAAGAGGTTTGTAGCGGCGACGCTGACAGCGGCAATGATTATGGGAACATTGGCCGGATGTGGGAGCAGTACAAAAGGGAACGCTGACACCGGGACGGTGAAAACAGAAGGGGAAAAATCAGAGACATCAGGAGCAGCGGCAGGGGGAAGCGCAGCAGTAGGAATGAAAGTTGAATTTTGGAATGACAAATTTGCCAATTCGGAAAAGTCTGATGTAGATAAAATCATGAACAGTATTACGGAATTAAGCGGAATTAAAGTAGAACAGATTGCGTATCCGGATACGGCAGCATATCAGACAGCCATGCAGCAATCCATCCGCGATAAGAAGGCACCAGGATTATTTACCTGGTGGAGCGGACCTCAGTTAGAAACACTTGCCAAGAATGATTTGCTAGAGGATTTATCAGACCTTTGGGATGAAGTGATTGTTCCAAACGGCGTATCAAAGGACTTGGCAGATGCGTTTACTGTGGATGGCAAGGTCTATGCGGTGCCATATAGTGTTATCTATAATACCATGGTTTACAATATGGATATTTTCAAACAGTTTAATCTTGAAGAGCCCCAAACATTTGATGAGTTCCTTGCTGTCTGCCAAACGTTAAAGGACAACGGCATCACTCCGATCGCATTGAAAAACGACTCATGGGCAGGCTTCATCTGGTTCCAGGCCTTAATTGGTGCATATGAACCGCAGCTTTATATGGATATCTGTAACGGAACAAAAGACTATACGGATCCGGACGTAGTAAAAGTAATGAACATCTGGAAAGACATGCTGGACAAGGGATATTTCACCATGCCCATGAAGATTCAAGATATGGATAAATCTTTAGCACAAGGTACCGTAGCCATGGAATTGGAGCCAAACTATGAAGTGGGTTCCCTGATTAAAGAATACGGCATGGTAGCCGGAGAAACTGTGGGTGTATTCGTCCTTCCTTCCATGAATGATCATAAGAAGGTTATCTTCTATGAAGTGGCTCCATTATGTGTCGCCAAGGCCAGCACAGATAAAGAAACTGCAAAAGAAGTGTTGCGGTCCTGGTTTAAGAAAGAGCATCAGACGGTTCTGACAGAAGTCGCAAACTTTGTAAATACCAGTGAAGTACAGGTTGATAACAAATGCATCCAGGATACGCTTGCCTTTACTTCAGATTCAGATAATTACCAGATGCTCCTCCGCTACTACGAAAATACGCCGGAAGAAATTCGTAATACAGCGTTGGACGAACTGATGAAGTTTGAACTTGGCGATGCAGATGTGGATGATGTATTACATACAATCCAGGCAAAAGCATCTGAAGTATTTGGAAAATAG
- a CDS encoding carbohydrate ABC transporter permease has translation MARTIETKNKKIYWKDYLYILPAVLFIGIFFVSSIFYTVRLSFFEWDGFSKVTFRGLDNYINLFQDKNFKTSVMNTLIWVVSSMVTSVLVPLMFAILITRSSALTLFKNIFYFPTALSGTVGGLIMATLLSTYGLPQIFLWLGKPELARDWLAIPYVNTFIMILTGVWQGIGLNMLLFISGIRNMDSSPIEAAKIEGAGSIKLYTKVILPLLKPTIIVVLLMALVNSFKVFDGIWVMTKGGPYRTSETLALTMYEESFIYNNFGVGAAVAVVLTIVILIVSYFNIRNTFKED, from the coding sequence ATGGCAAGGACGATAGAAACAAAGAATAAAAAAATATATTGGAAGGATTATTTATATATACTTCCGGCAGTCCTTTTTATCGGTATTTTTTTTGTATCATCCATTTTTTATACGGTCCGGCTTAGCTTCTTTGAATGGGATGGTTTTTCAAAAGTGACGTTTAGAGGTCTGGATAATTATATCAATTTGTTTCAGGATAAAAATTTCAAGACTTCAGTGATGAATACTCTCATCTGGGTAGTTTCTTCCATGGTTACGTCAGTGCTTGTTCCATTAATGTTTGCGATTTTGATTACAAGGAGTTCCGCATTAACTCTCTTTAAAAATATATTCTATTTTCCAACAGCACTTTCCGGCACGGTCGGAGGCTTGATCATGGCTACTCTTTTATCCACCTATGGACTTCCTCAGATTTTCCTATGGCTTGGGAAGCCGGAACTGGCGAGAGACTGGCTAGCCATTCCTTATGTGAATACCTTTATCATGATCCTGACCGGCGTATGGCAGGGGATCGGTCTAAACATGCTGTTGTTCATTTCAGGAATCAGGAACATGGATTCGTCTCCCATTGAGGCCGCCAAGATTGAAGGTGCAGGTTCCATCAAGCTTTACACAAAAGTGATCCTGCCGCTTTTAAAACCGACCATCATCGTTGTGCTTTTAATGGCCCTTGTAAACAGTTTTAAAGTATTTGACGGCATATGGGTTATGACGAAAGGCGGTCCATACAGGACATCTGAGACTCTGGCTCTTACCATGTACGAGGAATCCTTTATTTATAACAATTTCGGCGTTGGCGCTGCGGTTGCAGTCGTACTTACTATCGTAATCCTCATAGTATCCTATTTTAATATCAGGAATACTTTCAAGGAAGATTAG
- a CDS encoding glycoside hydrolase family 38 C-terminal domain-containing protein has translation MNMEKKWNIYLIQHSHTDIGYTERQDKIMRYHYDFIRQAMDILDGIHSGEITGCDGFVWQCENYWQVENFYEIADKATRKKFETYVKSGEIGLSGNYLNMTELVSMPVLEHAIEKAQQYGKAIGHPITAGMCADINGMAWGYADALYDYGIRDFYSCLHPHHGMFPLYKKSLPFYWESPKGNQLLVWNGDHYHLGNEMFLAPHGGTTYMINDEFSPGIRKNFILNQNTEDTYENEMKIVKIRIQRYLDNLNEEGYPYDIVPFMVSGAITDNAPPSAGIARRVNELNKIYKDRISFRMVTLEQFFDAVRNHCSDIPVFRGDWTDWWADGIGSTPAEVKVYRDAMRKYDLCRKLDPHGLLGNQKLMEKTAKEQMLYAEHTWGYSSSVSEPWESLVGMLELKKGAYAANSNTHVAKNLDQIMAAKGEVTIRQDKPQHYLIINPHDVALHTKACLYIEFWEYIQGVRYDESIPIRVVDCETGQTVPSQVKRIARATQIEIEIVLKPKEEKLVMITLDERKYQTTENHAHIGAEGIEDLLSEKDNRVDADRIETDHLILTLDGEKGITSIINKADHTELIRNDSVDGAFAGVYEVTDMAESACETRRRMGRNRKSTATRRYRSMLKDRRIVENGTIYAAIELDYQLEGTGFYTVLVKAYKHQPKLEVMVRVHKQSVWEPENLYVALPFTAGEDTTVYFDKTGCIIRPGIDQLPGSCQDFYLIQNGVVLKSDNINLAIITKDAPLISLGGLEARPIVLCNCKDIGRNRSPIYSWVMNNYWETNFKVNLGGFYEFFYTLMVHEPCGEAEMYAECEAENEGLIACYTD, from the coding sequence ATGAATATGGAAAAAAAGTGGAATATTTATTTAATACAGCATTCCCATACAGATATTGGCTATACGGAAAGACAGGATAAGATCATGCGGTACCATTACGACTTTATACGCCAGGCCATGGATATTCTTGATGGAATCCACAGCGGAGAAATCACAGGGTGTGACGGTTTTGTATGGCAGTGCGAAAATTACTGGCAGGTGGAGAATTTTTATGAAATAGCAGACAAAGCCACAAGGAAAAAATTTGAGACCTACGTAAAAAGCGGCGAAATCGGGTTAAGCGGCAACTATTTAAACATGACTGAACTGGTAAGCATGCCGGTTCTGGAACACGCAATAGAAAAAGCGCAGCAGTATGGAAAAGCAATCGGGCATCCGATTACAGCTGGTATGTGCGCTGATATCAACGGAATGGCATGGGGATATGCTGATGCACTTTACGATTATGGAATCCGGGATTTTTACTCCTGCCTCCATCCCCATCACGGAATGTTCCCTCTCTATAAAAAATCACTTCCGTTCTACTGGGAAAGCCCCAAAGGAAACCAGCTATTAGTCTGGAACGGAGATCATTACCACCTGGGGAATGAGATGTTTCTAGCTCCACATGGGGGAACAACGTACATGATAAACGATGAATTTTCACCGGGAATCCGGAAGAATTTCATTCTTAACCAGAACACAGAGGACACGTACGAGAACGAGATGAAGATCGTAAAGATCAGAATCCAGAGGTATCTAGATAATCTCAATGAGGAAGGTTATCCCTACGATATCGTACCGTTCATGGTTTCTGGAGCAATTACCGATAATGCACCGCCCAGTGCCGGCATTGCAAGACGGGTCAATGAATTAAACAAGATATACAAAGACCGCATATCTTTCCGCATGGTGACCCTGGAGCAGTTCTTCGATGCTGTAAGGAATCATTGCAGCGATATCCCCGTCTTTCGCGGAGACTGGACCGACTGGTGGGCCGACGGAATCGGCTCAACACCGGCTGAGGTGAAGGTATACCGGGATGCTATGAGAAAATATGACCTCTGCAGGAAACTGGATCCCCATGGCCTGCTTGGAAATCAGAAACTGATGGAGAAAACGGCAAAGGAGCAAATGCTGTATGCGGAACATACCTGGGGGTATTCCTCCAGCGTTTCTGAACCGTGGGAAAGTCTGGTAGGGATGCTGGAACTGAAAAAAGGTGCTTATGCGGCTAACTCCAATACTCACGTGGCAAAGAATTTAGATCAGATTATGGCAGCCAAAGGGGAAGTGACAATACGCCAGGATAAGCCTCAGCACTATTTGATTATCAATCCACATGACGTAGCGCTTCACACAAAAGCCTGCCTTTATATTGAGTTCTGGGAGTACATCCAAGGTGTACGTTATGATGAGAGCATTCCGATCCGGGTGGTGGATTGTGAAACCGGACAGACGGTCCCAAGCCAGGTTAAACGGATCGCCAGGGCTACCCAGATAGAAATCGAAATTGTTCTGAAACCGAAGGAAGAGAAATTGGTGATGATTACTCTTGATGAACGGAAGTATCAGACAACTGAAAATCACGCCCACATCGGGGCGGAAGGCATTGAGGACCTGCTTTCAGAAAAGGATAACAGGGTGGATGCAGACCGGATTGAGACTGACCATTTAATTCTTACTTTAGACGGAGAAAAGGGAATTACTTCCATTATAAATAAAGCAGATCACACAGAACTGATCCGTAATGACAGTGTGGACGGCGCATTTGCCGGTGTATACGAGGTGACGGATATGGCGGAATCCGCCTGTGAAACCAGAAGAAGAATGGGACGCAACAGAAAGTCCACAGCTACCAGAAGATACAGAAGCATGTTAAAGGATCGGAGAATCGTGGAAAACGGAACGATTTACGCGGCAATTGAATTGGATTATCAACTGGAAGGAACCGGATTCTATACGGTATTGGTAAAGGCATATAAGCATCAGCCTAAGCTGGAGGTAATGGTAAGAGTCCATAAACAAAGTGTGTGGGAGCCAGAAAACTTATACGTAGCCCTTCCGTTTACTGCCGGAGAAGACACAACGGTTTATTTTGATAAAACAGGTTGTATAATCCGGCCGGGAATTGATCAGCTGCCGGGAAGCTGTCAGGACTTCTATCTGATACAGAATGGTGTAGTATTAAAATCAGACAACATAAATCTTGCCATTATCACGAAAGATGCGCCTCTCATTAGTCTTGGCGGACTGGAAGCCAGACCAATTGTCTTATGTAATTGCAAGGATATTGGAAGAAACCGTTCCCCGATTTACTCCTGGGTGATGAACAACTATTGGGAGACAAATTTCAAAGTGAATCTGGGTGGATTTTATGAATTTTTCTATACGCTGATGGTTCATGAGCCATGCGGCGAGGCGGAAATGTATGCAGAATGTGAGGCGGAAAACGAGGGCCTGATTGCCTGTTATACAGATTGA
- a CDS encoding 5-formyltetrahydrofolate cyclo-ligase, with translation MEKLEKNDIRRLIKEQRKTLETVTESLWNDAICEQLLSLDDILRAYCVYCYVSFRQEAGTWKFMEALLKQGKYIAVPKVVGRDLEFYSISGKADLEEGVMGIMEPKPTCLKIYDPEAPVIVPGVAFDKSGNRLGYGGGYYDRFFEREPNHPRIAIAYGFQVFDHIPTEPHDKRMDRIIIP, from the coding sequence ATGGAAAAGTTGGAGAAGAATGATATCAGGCGATTGATAAAGGAGCAGCGAAAGACCTTGGAAACGGTTACCGAGAGTCTATGGAACGATGCCATCTGCGAGCAGCTTTTAAGCCTTGATGATATCCTTCGGGCATATTGTGTATACTGTTATGTATCCTTTCGCCAGGAGGCTGGTACCTGGAAGTTTATGGAAGCATTATTAAAACAGGGAAAATACATAGCAGTACCAAAGGTCGTTGGAAGGGATCTTGAATTTTATTCCATTTCCGGAAAAGCAGATTTAGAAGAAGGCGTCATGGGTATTATGGAGCCCAAACCAACCTGCTTAAAAATCTATGATCCGGAAGCACCTGTGATTGTTCCGGGAGTTGCTTTTGATAAGTCGGGAAACCGGCTCGGATACGGCGGCGGATATTATGACCGGTTCTTTGAACGAGAACCAAACCATCCCCGCATTGCCATAGCCTACGGCTTCCAGGTTTTTGACCATATTCCTACGGAACCACATGACAAACGCATGGACCGGATTATCATTCCTTAA
- the proB gene encoding glutamate 5-kinase, whose product MNVSEREKLKDKKRIVIKIGSSSLTHAYTGDLNLMKIEKLVRVISDLKGQGKQVVLVSSGAIAAGRQALGYHTRPVTISEKQAFAAVGQARLMMVYQKLFAEYNQIAAQVLLTKNTMVNDSSRYNAQNTFDELLKLGTIPIVNENDTVSTSEIPLVDNFGDNDRLSAIVAALIGADLLILLSDIDGLYSDDPRQNPKAEFIGLVKEITPKLLDMGKSTSGSDVGTGGMAAKLAAARIATDSGSDMVIANGDQVEVIEQIVTGEEKGTLFLAHPNHDFDLMDYINHEY is encoded by the coding sequence ATGAACGTCTCAGAACGAGAGAAACTAAAGGATAAAAAAAGGATTGTGATAAAGATCGGATCCTCATCCTTAACCCATGCCTACACAGGGGATTTGAATCTGATGAAAATTGAAAAGCTGGTTCGGGTAATCAGCGATTTAAAAGGACAGGGAAAGCAGGTGGTTTTAGTTTCCTCCGGCGCAATTGCAGCAGGACGTCAGGCTCTTGGGTACCATACCAGACCTGTTACCATATCAGAAAAACAGGCATTCGCCGCCGTGGGCCAGGCCAGGCTCATGATGGTGTACCAAAAACTGTTTGCTGAATATAATCAAATAGCGGCACAAGTTCTTTTAACCAAAAATACTATGGTTAATGACAGCAGCCGTTATAATGCCCAGAACACCTTTGATGAACTTTTAAAACTTGGGACCATCCCCATTGTCAATGAGAACGATACCGTATCCACCTCTGAAATTCCTCTGGTAGATAATTTTGGTGATAATGACCGGCTTTCCGCCATTGTTGCCGCATTGATCGGGGCAGATCTTTTGATTTTATTATCGGATATTGACGGCCTTTATTCCGATGATCCCAGACAAAACCCGAAGGCAGAATTTATCGGCTTGGTAAAAGAAATCACGCCTAAGCTGCTCGATATGGGAAAATCCACTTCCGGAAGCGATGTGGGCACCGGAGGCATGGCTGCAAAGCTTGCTGCCGCCCGTATTGCTACGGACAGCGGTTCCGATATGGTCATTGCAAACGGTGACCAGGTAGAGGTCATTGAGCAGATCGTAACAGGCGAAGAAAAAGGAACCCTGTTCCTGGCCCATCCAAACCATGACTTTGACTTAATGGACTATATTAATCACGAATATTAA
- a CDS encoding carbohydrate ABC transporter permease yields MAQKTNKTVIVNTILSVLGLVWITPLIFTVLNIVKTKQEYNMGSFWQLPEGFNLVGNIKTVIESGILSSIGASLLYAVLGAGFSAFIGLLAAYALTHLRIRGKMFWFLFIYSGTIFPFQVYLIPVYKGYFKLGLYDTYLGMVLFYTAICIPFCMFVLRNFFLGISKEVCESAKIDGASDWKTLLHIFVPMAKAPLSILFLTQFTWSWNDLMFGLTFTKSTNVRPVMASMSMLSKGNAPALFLACILVSIPTIILFIFLQNNFEAGMAYTSK; encoded by the coding sequence ATGGCACAGAAAACAAATAAAACAGTCATTGTTAATACCATACTGTCCGTTCTTGGCCTTGTGTGGATTACCCCCTTGATCTTTACAGTACTGAATATCGTAAAGACAAAGCAGGAATATAACATGGGAAGCTTTTGGCAGCTACCAGAAGGTTTCAATTTGGTGGGCAATATAAAAACTGTGATTGAAAGCGGGATATTAAGTTCCATAGGAGCCAGCCTTTTATACGCCGTTTTAGGAGCGGGATTTTCCGCTTTTATCGGCCTTCTGGCAGCTTATGCCCTCACTCATTTAAGGATTCGTGGAAAAATGTTCTGGTTCCTTTTTATCTACAGCGGAACAATCTTTCCGTTTCAGGTTTATTTGATTCCTGTTTACAAAGGATACTTTAAGCTGGGACTTTACGATACATATCTGGGCATGGTACTGTTCTATACGGCAATCTGTATTCCTTTCTGTATGTTTGTCCTTCGCAACTTTTTCCTTGGTATCTCTAAAGAGGTCTGCGAATCGGCAAAGATCGATGGGGCATCGGATTGGAAAACGCTGTTACACATCTTCGTACCAATGGCAAAGGCACCTTTATCCATTCTGTTCCTTACACAGTTTACCTGGTCCTGGAACGACTTAATGTTCGGGCTTACTTTTACAAAATCAACCAATGTCAGACCGGTCATGGCAAGCATGTCCATGTTAAGCAAAGGTAATGCACCGGCACTGTTTTTAGCTTGTATACTGGTGTCCATACCAACCATTATTCTGTTCATATTTCTTCAGAATAATTTTGAGGCGGGTATGGCTTACACCAGTAAATAA
- a CDS encoding DUF896 domain-containing protein → MNQDKIDRINTLYHKSKATGLSEEEQAEQAALRREYIESIRNSLRGNLNNISIQEEDGSVTDLGKKYGKVGEE, encoded by the coding sequence ATGAATCAGGATAAGATCGACAGAATCAATACACTTTATCATAAATCAAAAGCAACAGGATTATCGGAAGAAGAACAGGCGGAGCAGGCTGCTTTACGAAGAGAGTATATCGAATCCATCCGCAATAGCTTACGGGGAAATTTAAACAACATTTCCATTCAGGAGGAAGACGGATCCGTAACGGATTTGGGTAAAAAGTATGGAAAAGTTGGAGAAGAATGA